The stretch of DNA TTTTTCCACTCCTCCAAAAAAAGTTAGTAATTTTCCTATTGCCTAGTATTGCCTTGAATCCAAGCCCACCAGCCCGAATACAGGGCTCCTATAATCTGGCCTGTCTCCACCTGTATCTCTGGGTTCCTCAATGTGAATTCTCTTCTTATGTGTTAAAAGGTATACTCATTATCCCATAAAAACCTTCTTCCAACCTGAAGGTCCTCTTTCCTCCCACCCTAAATGGGCTAAATTCATAATCCCACTGGAGTCACAACACTTTTGGGAGCCTTTCCAATCAgaactgtcttttctctctctctctctctctctctctctctctctctctctctctctcctttttttaaactcCTATATCATTTATGGATTGTTCTGCTTATTTTGGCATTTTAATCATGCTGTGCTTATTTGGGCCTTGTTTTGCATTTAACTATAATATTGTCTAACTGGTGTGTCTTATCTACTTACCTGTGATATAAGCTCCCTGAAGATTGCATTAGTCCTCTAGAGACTAATAGCACAGAGAAATCCTGAGtgaaacatttgctgaatgaataaatgatatgtGTTCATTGTGATAAAGACAGTGGGGTatttgttcaacttttttttttttcatttatttttgcagttTAGAGTGTTTATATCTTGGAGGAAACTTCATCAAAGAAATCCCACCAGAACTAGGAAATTTGCCTTCTCTAAATTACTTGGTGTTATGTGACAACAAAATCCAAAGTGTGCCTCCTCAGCTTTCACAGTGAGTATGTTCAGGCAGCTTATGTACACAGAGATCCAGGCTTAGGAATTATCATCCTGCATTTACCCACATAATTTGTACACGGAAAAGAATTAAGTATTCTCAAAGTAAATGATACATGAGAATGCAAGTTCTGAGGTTTGCTGTGAATTGGgttgcttattttaaattttacttttaaatgctcTGATATAGTCCTCAAAATCATtgagcctctttttttttaacttattattttttttaattttattcaagtatagttgacttacaatgttatgttcatttctgctgtatagcaaagtgattcagttatacatatatatattctattctgttatggtttattacaggatattgaatatagttccctgtgctacacagtaggaccttgctgtttatttattctgtatataatagtttcatttgctaatcccaaactcccagtccttccctcttgcaccccgccccccaccccccaccttagcaaccacaagtctgtgctctgtgtctgtgagtctgtttctgttgtgtagataagttcatttgtgtcatattttagtttccacatataagtgatatcatgtggtatttgtctttctctttctgacttacttcacttcagtgtgataatctctaagcccatccatgttgctgcaaatggcattatttcattctttcatatggctgagtagtagtccattgtgtatatgtaccacatcttttttatccgttcatctgtcaatggatgtttaggttgcttccatgtcttggttattgcaaatagtgctgctgtgaacataggggtgcatgtatctcttcaaattataGTTTCGTCTGAATATATATTCAGGAGAGGGATTGTTGGATCGTATGGCAActcttttttgaggaacctccatactgttttccatagttctTGAGCCTCTTTTCTGTAATCAAAAATAGAGTATTACTTTGGCATAGGTTCCCCGAGGTTTTAtggaattttattgatttatatttgaTATGAAGCATGCCTATCCTAATGAGATAATGTGAAGCATTTCAATTCCTGTTGCATttgaaatctttccttttttagatATCTGAATGATAAAgcatgccaaaaaaaaaccaaaaccctttAAATCTAGCATTTATATCAGCTAACacatcagaatactctctaagtATTTTAAGCTCTCTAAGATTCCATGGGCAAAAGTCCTTCGTGACATACACAAACATGGGCTCTAATTTAGTTTCAGCACCTTTTAATTTTACTTCCATTGACCTTAATCTTAATTACTCATTCTTACGGGGAAATCGAGTTCTTCACTTAACTTCCTGAGTAGTTTTCTTGCTTATGGCTGTTGATTTTTGTACTGCATTCGTTCTAGGTTGCATTCACTTCGTTCCCTCAGTCTTCACAATAACTTGCTGACATACTTGCCTCGAGAGATCCTCAACCTTGTTCATTTGGAAGAATTGAGTTTGCGAGGAAATCCATTGGTTGTTCGTTTTGTTAGAGATTTAACCTATGATCCTCCAACTCTCCTGGAGTTAGCTGCACGGACCATTAAAATTCGAAATATTTCCTACACTCCCTATGATCTTCCTGGGAATCTTCTTAGATACTTGAGTTTAGCCAGCAATTGCCCAAACCCAAAGTGTGGAGGTAAGTTAATTCAGTGTCTTTGTTTCCCATTCATTTAGttacttttaaattaatgatctaaatgttattttaattatctgtCTTCTTTCAGAGAAAGGCAGTTTGTCTCTGTTCCTGTTTGCCTTATCCCTTCACCCTTTTACCAAAAAGTAAGATATTTCACCCTCTCTGGGTTGGttggttccttccttccttcacctccttccttccctccttccttccttgcctccttctctccttccctccctctcttcctctcttctttctttccttatttttcttttcatgatacTTTAGGATTCATACACAAGGAAAATACCCAGAAAGTCTCATCTTTCTTGGAACTGTCATAAGATAAGGTAAGTTGGTAACATGAGAGGAAACACAAAGCATaaagagttccagttgctttaGAAGAGTATCTAAAATGTCTGACCAcctttcatatttatttgaagGACGTTTTCTTAGACTCACCTTTCTGAGTATCAGGTACCTTTATAGAGTACAATTCAAGATGTATGAGAATAGGTTGGATGTGTGCCAATTTCAGAATGAACCCTggaattttacattcttttaaattcATGGTTCAGTTTCTTGAGTTCAGAGCATAGAGAGAgaattaaacaaataatataatgTAAGACAGAGTAAAGTAGGAATCCAAACTACTATTGAACAttaaaaggagggagagaatacaTTTATTAGATCTGGAAAAGATGAGACAGTTCTTAAAGTATGAGTTGAATTTTGATTTGGTTTGATTGAGGACAGAAAACTTTTCAGATGGAGAAagtaaaattggaaacaaaacaaTATGGGCAGAATGTTGGGTGAGTAATAATTTGGCTCAAATGTACGGTTAAGGGAGTAATGAGAGAAGAGTGAAAGATACATTGAGGCCAGGTTATGAAGGGCCTGAAGTGCCAGGGTGTGTAGGGGAGTTGGTGAATGATAGCAGCTCATTTTATTTTGGCTCCCTCATAAAagactacttttttaaaaattcaatttaatgaGGGTACAGAAAGGTTTTTATTATTGTAAGATAATTGTAGGTGCCAAGGAAATGCTACATAAATATGATCAGAGCCAGCTGAGGTTTTCCCCAGGTGTTTCCTCATGCCTTGGAAACTATTATAAGgctaaaaagagagaagatgattTAGATTTatcaaagaatattaaaaggtaaaaaagatatttctagtttaaaaaaaaaaaatgacactacGCTGGGCCATTTCTGGCCACTTACTCTTAGAAGTAGAGACTGCTGTACCAAGTTAGAAGTGCTTAAGAATTTCTCTGTGATTCTCCTTTCTGAAGTTGGCTTTAACAGTGGCAAGAGACAACACTCACACCAGACCTTCAAGCTTAATCTGTATCTAATCGCTTTGAATCTGTCCTTTTCTAGAAATGGGCCTCTACaagaattctcttttctctcttaaatGGTTTCTTAATGAGTTCTTTAGTATACTGCTATGTTATTTATCTTaggaataaaaatactttttaaattattagcttAAAATTGAAGTGAACCATTGACATTTCCCCCTCAGATTCCTTAGTTATTGAActctaagataaaaaaaaaaagtaatttcataTTTTGTGAGATACTTTGTCTGTATAGTCTGAGATCTTACAAATGACAAGATAGTATTATAGTATTTTAGCTCTTGGTAACTCTTTAatgctttgttttataaattcGGTTTGTTTCAAGAAGCTGACACATTTTGGGGGATTTATTGTTAATATTGATTGATCAGTTTACTGAATTTACTTTCCTGAATTATTTAAAGTAACATACCATGAATTTCCCTTTTTAAACTATGAGTTATACTAACTTACTATGGgatcagaaaataagaaagttaaTGAGAAGtaacaggaaacaaaaataaatggaaaaattttttctcctttgcttggatcacatctttttattttggtcCCTTATATGATATACACAGAGTAGTTGGTTCCAGAGGAGTCTTAAGTAGAGAACAGAGGTTGAGATTCTTCCCCAGAGAGATGATGGGACCCAGGGTTCTAGGTGTTCTGGTTATACTGCAACCATTGTGGCAGCCTTCATGGGTTAGAGATGTGCAACATCCAGTAGGAGGAGCAGCTAGAACCCATGACACTGCACCTCTGCTTTCCTGTCATCTCTAGCTGTATTTTTACTTAGCTGAAGGGCCACAATTCAGGAGCACTAAATTAGGAATCAGAAGAGCTGAATAGTACTTTCAGTCTATCTAGCAATGTATAATTACACGAAAGTCAAGTGAGGTCAATAATGAAATAGCTTTGAAGCTGTAGATTTAGACCTGTGGAAATAGGATGGCATTTTgttacttttagtttttccttcCCAATACATAAGGATAGGGGTACCAAAAGTCGTCTCCTTTCTGCAAATTTTGGGTATAACAACTAATTCCTTAAGATCATTATCAAAGGAgccttgttgttgttgttgttttttaagtttcttgaCTGTGCAGTAGTACCAAGGAGTGGCTTGGGGGATGGAGAAAGGGCACTTTAGGTATCCTGTAATCTCCTTCAACCACTGTCCACCAAGTCTCCTAGAGAAAACAAGCTAAGTAAACAGTGTCCTTTTGACACCAGCTCCCTTTAAGATAAATCTCCTGGCCTTCTCTTTGTAGTCAAATTGCTGTTCCTAAGACCTTCCAGTATTTCTATAAACAACCGTGGAAATAGTCACTACCCCTGCTTAAGACTCTCAAGAGAGAAAACTGTAAGACTTTTCTTCAGAATGCTGGAGATAGGGTTGAAAAAGAAACTGTGGTTCTTTGCTTTGTAATGATTACTTtgcacttattccttcttctctccaGGAGTCTACTTTGATTGCTGTGTCAGACAAATTAAATTTGTGGACTTCTGTGGGAAATACCGCCTCCCTCTGATGCACTACCTGTGTTCGCCAGAATGCTCTTCGCCTTGCAGTTCTGCCTCTCACAGCTCCACATCCCAGAGCGAATCTGACTCGGAAGATGAAGCTAGTGTGGCGGCACACAGAATGCAGAAAGTTCTTCTTGGTTGAAAAGGGGGCAGGGGTGTGTGAAACACTAAAAGACTGAACAGAGGTGGTTAGAGAAGAGAATAGGCTTTGAAGTTCACTAGAAATCGTATCTGCATCTTAAATGTCCATGACAGAGTTGGAGATGGTATAAAAGATTTTGTGTTTCTAGCCATTCAGCAGGGATGAGTCCAGTTCCATGTTTTTTGGATTCTTTGAATATAATTCACTCTGAATGGCAGTTTCAAATTTAGCTGATTGTGTGCAGTTTTCACTCAAGTTTTACATGAATGACATAGCAGAATGAAACATCCTGAAGAGCAGTGCTGTAATAAATCATGAGTGGTGTAATTTGTGACAGTTGACATGAAGATAGAAATGATCAGAGCTATAATTTTTACCAGAGCTGTCCTTGAGTTTAGGTTGAACGCTATACTGTAACAGGATTAGCCCTCCTTTCTTGTATTGCCCATACGTCTGGATTAGAGTTACTCAGATAAGCTCACAGATGGTTACGTAGGACCTAAACCTTTCTCAGCTACTGACTGGTAAAGTAAGGGATGTAACTTTTATATGGGGTTTTAAAACTCTTCAGCTCTGCTCCTGTGTTCTGTATGATTGTTGTTACCCTTGTATAGTCCAGCAGTGACTGTAACAGTGCCTTAATCATAACAAggatttagaaatttatttaagaaatgatACCAGAGTAGCCTACAACCTGACATACTATGCAGCacactttaaaatatgcattaaCAGAACTACGTAAACAACTCTATATCTGACGTCTGAGCTCATAGCCaccttaatttcactttttgtttAAACAAGTCACTTTTATAATTAATGGGAGGCCACAATCTTGACCAATCTGTTCATCATAAGACAGAATAATAGTTTTCGATGGAAAAATCTGTCATTTCTTTTAACAGAAAGGAgatataaaataggaaatttcTTTATGTCTTGCATTAAAGGAGtgggaaaatgattttaaaggTTTTAGCAGTCCAGTATGACTCCTTTGCCTATGTGTACTGAACTGTAACTTCctctgattttaaagaaaaactagagAAACATTACAAGTGAAGTAAAATTGGGTGCAGCAGTTATTGTGTTCTTACACAGTAGAGCAGTTTCCAAAACAAGTTTAACcatgaaataaatactttttgaaaataatatattaataaaatattttaagtgtattaaAATATACCCTTAAACTATAGCAGAAAAATGGTTTCACAAATTGCCAATAGAAATGACCAAATTTTTATTAACTAGTATGCAATAAAAATTGAGTTATAGTGCAACTGTAAGTTgacattgtaaaataaaatacacagcacACACTAGCAAGCATTAGATAACTAACCTGTAATAACATAGTGGTTTGGTGGTAAATACTACCTGTGGAGTGATACACAGGTCAGGAGCACAGCAGAGCATCAGATGGTCTCCCTTCTGACTTCTGGCGTTCGTGATTGGGGCACATCATTTCCTAAAAGCAGGTTGTTGTATAATAATGATATGTACATATGTTAGGtttttgtcatatatacattttttgttttagaagaaaatatactgTAGGatagtttattatatgttaattcATGAAACGTCATGAGAGTTTCATGACTGCAGTTGTGAAACgctgctatacagtaaatccctcCACTCCGTTGTGATGTCATaagattcatttttccttttaatccagAAATTTTCTGACTGTATCTGTAGAAGTAATGTAGTATCTTTCTACTGCCTGGCAAAGTAGTACGTGGGTGGTTATGTCATCAAATGGAAGTACTAaaaagtctttgttttcttctccatgTGAGCCACAGCAAGCTGCATACTACACAATATGCAAGATAAAGATGGCTTAGGCAGTGCCTAAGTGGCAAGCCCAACATTTAAAGTGTTTTAAGTAAGTGATTTAGGTAAGATAGACAATAATGTATTCATAATAAAATACTCAAATTGATAGGACCAGATTTTTCTGGCTTAAATGCCTGAGTTTACGTCCTAATTAATTACCAGTTTGATCTAAGTAACAGCTTGGGTAATCTTCTAAGAGCTAGTCTCTGTGAAATAAACAGGTAGGTGTGTAAATACGGTACCTAACCTTGCCAGCTTCCAGGACGAGGATATACTGATTGATCTTTTACAGATGTAAATAGGTCCAACCAGAAACAGTCCCTAGTCTTTGCTGTGTAATGTAGATATATGCATTGTATACAGCAAAATGTCTTTCAACAAAACGTTCATTATGCTTCTTTGTATGTACATTTGAAAATCTCTGATCAGTGTGCAGCTCTTTGGTGACTTACTGAAATCTATATTTAAGCTgctagttttatctttttttttttttaatctttgaccTAACCTTTCATAAAAGCTGCTAATAATTTCTAAgcttttccctgtttcttttctctaCCTTCCCTGTTTTCATGACTGGTGACTGTAGAAATTAACCAGAAGTGAGATACAGTTCCAGAGTCCTATAGCTGTCTATGTATTTGATAGTCTCTAGTTGCTGAGTCACTTGTTTGTGTGTAAGTTTTTGATATTGCTCCAGTTGGACAGTTTTAGTGACCAGAACTGCAGTGGATAAAACTATTTAACCAAAACATTTATGTGTTTAGAATGGAATTCTTCAGTGCTAATATTTGAAATTGAGATGGGTACATTGAACATTCTTAATAATCTTTATTCCTGGAATCTAGTTCTATCAGTGTCACCAAACTGAGTCAGTGAAACAGTCCTAGGATTTTAGGAAATAGGAAGATTAGCTAATATAATGTTTTGCTTCCATGGTGCCAGGGATTGGCTGACCTAGGGACAAGCTAGGCAGGGTTCTCAGCATTCCCTGTATTTGTGTAGTGGATGTAGATCTGAGGATTACtgtttatattttacttctagATGTTTGCTGAAGGAGTCTCTTACTCTAAAATTCCTGATATTTGGAACTTCAAGTTAAATGTAAAAGTAAAGCCTTGCATTATAAACTGTACCTCAAACTTGAGAAATTTTTGTGTTAAAGTTAAAAGCAGTTCCACACTAGTGCAGGGTAATACTGCAGACCAGTTCTACCAAACATTGTTAAGTAccaattttaaacaaaagaagaCAAGGAAAAGGCTGATTGCTggaatgttaaatgaaagaaatctttaaaaaccaGAAAAGGCAGGGAAAGGCAAGTCACCAGACACCCAGGGAGATCCCTGAGCCaagaaagttttttaaagtaatattgaaTTGTTTTG from Hippopotamus amphibius kiboko isolate mHipAmp2 chromosome 10, mHipAmp2.hap2, whole genome shotgun sequence encodes:
- the LRRC58 gene encoding leucine-rich repeat-containing protein 58, which produces MEEAGAAVATAGEAELNLSRVSVSPETLESELEARGEERRGAREALLRLLLPHNRLVSLPRALGSGFPHLQLLDVSGNALSALGPELLALRGLRTLLAKNNRLGGPGALPKGLAQSPLRRSLQVLNLSGNCFQEVPAPLLELRALQTLSLGGNQLQSIPAEIENLRSLECLYLGGNFIKEIPPELGNLPSLNYLVLCDNKIQSVPPQLSQLHSLRSLSLHNNLLTYLPREILNLVHLEELSLRGNPLVVRFVRDLTYDPPTLLELAARTIKIRNISYTPYDLPGNLLRYLSLASNCPNPKCGGVYFDCCVRQIKFVDFCGKYRLPLMHYLCSPECSSPCSSASHSSTSQSESDSEDEASVAAHRMQKVLLG